A window of the Buteo buteo chromosome 8, bButBut1.hap1.1, whole genome shotgun sequence genome harbors these coding sequences:
- the MLF2 gene encoding myeloid leukemia factor 2, producing MFRLMRDGEPEDPMFAMDPFAIHRQHMNRMLSGSFGFGPLLGITDGTTPGARQAGRRMQAGAVSPFGMLGMAGGFIDMFGMMNDMIGNMEHMTSGANCQTFTSSTVISYSNLGDGPKVYQETSEMRSAPGGIRETRRTVRDSDSGLEQMSIGHHIRERAHIMQRSRNHRTGDQEERQDYINMDESDAAAFDDEWRRETSRFRPQRGLDYRRHEGSSGRRAEGTRLAIQGPEDSPSRQSRRYDW from the exons ATGTTCCGGCTGATGAGGGATGGCGAGCCGGAGGACCCCATGTTTGCTAT GGACCCTTTTGCCATCCACCGGCAGCACATGAACCGCATGCTTTCTGGAAGTTTCGGGTTCGGCCCACTCCTTGGCATCACTGATGGGACCACACCTGGGGCGCGCCAGGCTGGCCGTAGGATGCAG gcaggagctgtttCACCCTTTGGGATGCTTGGCATG GCAGGTGGCTTTATAGATATGTTTGGGATGATGAACGACATGATTGGAAACATG GAGCACATGACAAGTGGTGCTAACTGCCAGACATTTACCTCCTCAACTGTCATCTCCTATTCCAACCTGGGTGACGGGCCCAAAGTCTATCAAGAGACCTCGGAGATGCGTTCAGCACCTGGCGGG ATCCGTGAGACTAGACGGACCGTAAGGGACTCGGACAGTGGCTTGGAACAAATGTCGATTGGACACCACATCAGGGAGCGGGCCCACATCATGCAGCGGTCCCGGAACCATCGCACGGGGGAccaggaggagaggcaggactACATCAACATGGATGAGA GCGATGCAGCCGCATTCGATGACGAGTGGAGGCGAGAGACGTCCCGTTTCCGACCGCAGCGGGGCCTGGATTACCGACGTCATGAAGGCAGCAGCGGCCGGCGGGCTGAAGGGACTCGTCTTGCGATCCAGGGCCCTGAGGATTCTCCCTCCAGACAGTCCCGTCGGTATGACTGGTGA